CGATCTCGATAAAAGCTGAAGCGTTCACGGCCCAAGCGTGCATCTTCTGCATCTTGGCTGACGATTTCAAGGACGCGTTCGAAACGACTGAAAAATGGCAAACAGACGGTATGCAGACTGATCAACACTTCATTGTGTGGAAAAGTTTCGCCGTGATGATCGATCACAACCGGCATCTCAGCGGCGGCTGATTCATCGCTGTGGCAGTGTGGCATAAAGGCAGTAACCGGATACTGCCACAATAGTTTGTCCAACGCCTCAGTAGTGGTTTCGTCCGGGGTATGCAGCAGCACACGCAGTCCGTTTTGCATGGCCTTGTGGCTAAGGTGGCAAGCAGTGCGTAGTTTGTCATCCACACCGGTATAAAAATCAACCTTGGTCATTTAATGAATTTACGAGTGATAGCGATGATTTAGAGTAACTATTTATGGCTACTGGGTGGGTGTAATGTAGTCCTTGTCCTTCAGAACAAGAACTACAATTCGCTGTGACCTGAATTTCTCACGTTGACCCAAATAGTTATGAGCCTAAATTAATTACCGGCTTCGACACAATTGATCAAATACTGTGCCAGTAGCGGAACGGGACGTCCGGTGGCACCTTTTTCCTTGCCTGATTTCCATGCGGTACCAGCGATATCCAGATGCGCCCAGCGGTAGTCCTGGGTGAAGCGCGACAGGAAGCAGGCGGCGGTGATGCTGCCGCCTGCACGTCCGCCGATGTTTTGGATGTCGGCGAAGTTGCTGTCCAGTTGCGGTTGATACTCGTCCCACAATGGCATGTGCCAAGCACGGTCATAGGTTTGTTCGCCTGCTGCCAGCAGTTCCTGTGCCAGGGTATCCTGATTGCTATACAGTCCGCTGGCAACATGGCCTAAAGCGATGACGCAGGCGCCGGTGAGAGTGGCTATGTCAATTACGGTGGTTGGTTCAAATTTTGCCGCATAGGTTAATGCATCGCACAGGATGAGACGGCCTTCCGCGTCGGTATTTAGAATTTCGATGGTCTGCCCAGACATGCTGGTGACGATGTCGCCCGGTTTGGTGGCGGAACCGCTGGGCATGTTCTCGCAGGTGGGAATAATGCCGACTACATTCAGTTTGAGTCCAATTTCAGCAATGGCTTGCAGCGTACCGAGCACGCTGGCTGCGCCGCACATGTCGTATTTCATTTCATCCATCTCGGCACCCGGCTTGAGCGAGATGCCGCCAGTGTCAAAAGTAATACCTTTGCCAACCAGTACGATGGGTTTTTGTTTCTTATCGGCCCCGCGATATTCCAGGGTAATCAGCTTGGCGGGTTCATCGCTTCCTCGGGTTACAGACAAGAGTGAATCCATACCAAGCTTATGCATGTCCTTTTCTTCCAGAACGGTAACTTTAAGTGATTTGTGCGCCTTGGCTAAAGCCACTGCTTGATGCGCCAGATAGCTCGGGGTGCATATATTACCCGGCAGATTGCCCAAGTCCTTGGTCAGCTTCATACCTTGCCCGATTGCTGCGGCCTGTTTGAGAGCGGCATCCTGATGGGCGGTTGATTTGCCGGACAACAAGCCAAACTGAATTTTGCACGAAGCTTTTTTATTTTTTTCCGCTTTGCTTTTAAGCTGGTCAAAACGATAAGCCATGTCGAATGCGGCAAGTACTGCTTGGCTGATACACCAAGCGCTATCGCGGCCTGCCACTGGCAAGTCAGCCAAATAGAGCACGGCATCCTTGGCCCCGGTGGTAAATAGTGTGCGCATTGTGGCACGGATACTGTCGATATATTGGCGTGCAGCAAACTCATCACGTTTGCCCAGCCCGACTAGTAGCACCCGTTCGCTCGGAATGTTGGGCACATTGTGCAGCAGCAGCGTGGTAGCGATTTTGCCACTCATATCGCCGCGCGCGATGATATCGCTGAGCGTGTTCTTGGCTGCTTGATCCAGTATTTGTGCTGCGTCCGATAGCTTGCCACCCTCAAATACACCGACCACCACGCAACCGCCACGCTGTTTTTCCGGGTTGCCCAGTTTTATGCTAAATTCCACTTGTATCTCCTTAATGATTTTTGTTTTACACAAATGCCGGATTATCCGCAGATTCCAAAGCAAAAGTCAAAGCCGTCACGCTTTAAGTTATTGCGTGCCAGTATTTTTCATCGTGAACTAGTGCGCGAGTCCGCTGGCATGGGGCTATTGGTATTTGCCATTCTACTTGGTATTGTTGTATTCACTCAGTTGGTTCGCTTGTTAGGTCAATCCGTTAGTGGTTCTTTAGCAGTGGACGGTGTGCTGGCATTGTTGGGCTTTAGTGCTTTGAATTACCTGCCAGCGCTGCTTTCTATAAGTTTGTTTCTGTCGGTGTTGCTAACGCTGACGCGTAGTTACCGTGACAACGAGATGGTGGTGTGGTTCAGTTCAGGCATTGGGCTGACACGTTGGATACGTCCGGTGATGTGGTATGCGCTGCCGGTGGTGTGCCTGATTGCACTGTTAAGCCTGGTGTTGTCGCCCTGGGCGATGTCTCAAGTGGAAGAACTAAAGCGCAGACTGGATAGCCGCGATGACGTAACCGCAGCATCGCCTGGAACATTTCGCGAATCCAA
This genomic interval from Candidatus Nitrotoga sp. AM1P contains the following:
- a CDS encoding DNA polymerase III subunit chi, which codes for MTKVDFYTGVDDKLRTACHLSHKAMQNGLRVLLHTPDETTTEALDKLLWQYPVTAFMPHCHSDESAAAEMPVVIDHHGETFPHNEVLISLHTVCLPFFSRFERVLEIVSQDAEDARLGRERFSFYRDRGYEMRHFDLSKQPEY
- a CDS encoding leucyl aminopeptidase yields the protein MEFSIKLGNPEKQRGGCVVVGVFEGGKLSDAAQILDQAAKNTLSDIIARGDMSGKIATTLLLHNVPNIPSERVLLVGLGKRDEFAARQYIDSIRATMRTLFTTGAKDAVLYLADLPVAGRDSAWCISQAVLAAFDMAYRFDQLKSKAEKNKKASCKIQFGLLSGKSTAHQDAALKQAAAIGQGMKLTKDLGNLPGNICTPSYLAHQAVALAKAHKSLKVTVLEEKDMHKLGMDSLLSVTRGSDEPAKLITLEYRGADKKQKPIVLVGKGITFDTGGISLKPGAEMDEMKYDMCGAASVLGTLQAIAEIGLKLNVVGIIPTCENMPSGSATKPGDIVTSMSGQTIEILNTDAEGRLILCDALTYAAKFEPTTVIDIATLTGACVIALGHVASGLYSNQDTLAQELLAAGEQTYDRAWHMPLWDEYQPQLDSNFADIQNIGGRAGGSITAACFLSRFTQDYRWAHLDIAGTAWKSGKEKGATGRPVPLLAQYLINCVEAGN